A region of Chloracidobacterium sp. DNA encodes the following proteins:
- the pip gene encoding prolyl aminopeptidase, with protein sequence MANLYPEIEPFDSGVLAVSDIHTIYYERVGNPEGIPVVFLHGGPGGGLISTYRQFFDPAAYHVILFDQRGSGRSTPHAELTENTTWDLINDMESLREKFNIEKWHVFGGSWGSTLSLAYGVTHPDRCLGLILRGIFLTRKKELDWFYQYGASEIFPDFWERYRDEIPEAERGDFISAYHKRLTSDDESVRLAAARAWSVWEGSTSKLYPDKDLMDHWEGEHEALSLARIECHYFMNNSFFPTENYLIENVDKIRHIPTVIVQGRYDVVCPITSAWELHRAFPEAEFIVVPDAGHSVSEKGISSALIEAMDRFKAKHSKSA encoded by the coding sequence ATGGCAAACCTTTACCCCGAAATTGAGCCGTTCGACAGCGGAGTGTTGGCAGTGTCGGACATTCACACGATATATTACGAACGCGTTGGTAACCCCGAAGGCATTCCTGTTGTTTTCCTGCACGGCGGGCCGGGCGGCGGACTCATATCGACGTATCGGCAGTTTTTTGATCCGGCGGCGTATCATGTAATTCTCTTTGACCAACGCGGATCGGGCAGATCGACGCCACATGCGGAACTCACCGAAAACACTACATGGGACCTCATCAACGATATGGAGTCGCTGCGGGAAAAGTTCAACATCGAAAAATGGCATGTGTTTGGTGGTTCTTGGGGTAGTACGCTGAGCCTCGCCTATGGCGTGACGCATCCTGATCGCTGCCTTGGGTTGATACTTCGCGGGATTTTCCTGACCCGAAAGAAAGAGTTGGATTGGTTTTATCAATACGGTGCGTCCGAGATCTTTCCTGATTTCTGGGAACGCTATCGCGACGAAATTCCCGAGGCCGAACGCGGCGATTTTATCTCCGCATATCACAAACGACTCACCAGCGACGATGAGAGCGTTCGCCTTGCCGCGGCCCGCGCATGGAGCGTATGGGAAGGCTCGACCTCGAAACTTTATCCCGACAAAGACCTGATGGATCACTGGGAAGGCGAGCACGAAGCCCTCAGCCTCGCCCGCATCGAATGTCACTATTTTATGAACAATTCGTTCTTCCCGACAGAGAATTATCTGATCGAAAACGTCGATAAGATCCGTCACATCCCGACCGTTATCGTTCAGGGCCGATACGACGTAGTTTGCCCTATCACGTCCGCCTGGGAATTGCACAGAGCCTTTCCCGAGGCCGAATTTATCGTCGTGCCTGACGCGGGACATTCGGTTTCCGAAAAGGGAATAAGCTCAGCGCTTATCGAAGCTATGGACCGCTTTAAGGCAAAGCACTCAAAATCTGCGTGA
- the asnB gene encoding asparagine synthase (glutamine-hydrolyzing): MCGIAGWVKIDKNDSSPNSESVLHSMCETIVHRGPDSEGIWMDDTVALGMRRLSIIDLHTGDQPVYSEDKSIVVMMNGELYNYREVKADLEKRGHKFVTQTDTEIVPHLYQEYGDDFVDHINGMFAITLWDTRKKRLVIARDRYGEKPLYYGVFDDKLIYASESKALLAHPSVSPELDTEAMRQYLSFDYVPAPRSIYKGINKLPAAHIMTVENGEVKTRRYWNLSFAKNGHKPSIEQAASDLRELLSDSVRMRLVADVPLGILLSGGVDSSTVAAFATQHATETVKTFSIGFTEDSFDETRYAREVAAHLGTDHYEEILSAQKAGDLISEIGTWLDEPLSDGSLIPTYLLARFVRKHVTVALGGDGGDEIFAGYPMYYGHKVASAYGAIPQFLRSGLIEPVVRRLPVSTKNLSFDYKAKRFVKSANYETIQRHHSWFGSFTADEQKQLLTENVLSQTSGDIYAGPRSLLDICDAKDEIERMQYLDMNFYMAEDILTKVDRASMAVSLETRAPFLDPRIGQFAASLPLDYKLRGSKGKYILKKSVEGLLPSSILHRSKKGFGIPIAEWLKGRLNPLMHELLAPARLKDQGLFESDHVQTLISDHEKGIASNHKQLWTLLVFQLWYDRFLNQKRDVD, translated from the coding sequence ATGTGCGGTATCGCCGGTTGGGTAAAAATAGACAAAAACGATTCTTCGCCTAACAGCGAATCCGTCCTGCACTCAATGTGCGAGACGATAGTTCATCGCGGGCCGGACAGCGAAGGTATTTGGATGGACGATACAGTCGCGCTTGGAATGCGACGGCTGTCGATCATCGATCTGCACACGGGTGACCAGCCGGTTTACAGCGAAGATAAATCGATCGTCGTCATGATGAACGGCGAACTCTACAATTACCGCGAGGTCAAAGCCGATCTCGAAAAACGCGGCCATAAGTTTGTCACACAGACCGATACCGAGATCGTGCCGCATCTCTATCAGGAATACGGCGACGATTTTGTTGACCACATCAATGGAATGTTCGCGATCACGCTGTGGGACACACGCAAGAAACGGCTTGTGATCGCACGCGACCGCTACGGCGAAAAACCGCTTTATTACGGCGTTTTTGATGACAAACTGATCTACGCTTCGGAATCAAAAGCGTTGCTCGCACATCCGTCCGTTTCACCAGAATTGGACACGGAAGCAATGCGGCAGTATCTCTCGTTCGACTACGTTCCAGCCCCGCGATCTATCTACAAAGGCATCAACAAACTCCCAGCCGCGCACATAATGACCGTCGAAAATGGCGAGGTTAAAACACGCCGTTATTGGAATCTCTCGTTTGCAAAGAATGGACACAAACCATCAATTGAACAGGCTGCGTCGGATCTACGAGAGCTGTTGTCAGACTCAGTGCGTATGCGTTTGGTTGCCGATGTGCCGCTGGGTATTTTGCTTTCGGGTGGTGTCGATTCATCGACTGTTGCGGCTTTTGCAACACAGCATGCGACCGAAACTGTTAAAACGTTTTCGATCGGATTTACAGAAGATTCCTTTGACGAGACGCGATACGCACGCGAGGTCGCGGCTCATTTAGGAACCGATCATTACGAAGAAATTTTGAGCGCGCAAAAGGCGGGCGATCTGATCAGCGAGATCGGCACTTGGCTCGACGAACCGCTCTCCGACGGCTCATTGATACCGACGTATTTGCTCGCGCGTTTTGTAAGAAAGCACGTCACGGTAGCTCTCGGCGGCGATGGCGGCGATGAGATTTTTGCCGGCTATCCGATGTATTACGGACACAAGGTGGCGAGTGCTTACGGAGCAATACCTCAATTCTTGCGTTCGGGTTTGATCGAGCCGGTTGTCAGGCGTCTGCCTGTTTCGACAAAAAACCTCTCGTTCGATTACAAAGCAAAACGCTTCGTCAAATCGGCAAATTACGAAACGATCCAAAGACATCATTCGTGGTTCGGTTCGTTTACTGCGGATGAGCAAAAGCAGCTTTTGACCGAAAATGTGCTCTCGCAAACATCCGGCGACATTTACGCCGGCCCGCGAAGCCTGCTCGATATTTGCGATGCCAAAGACGAGATCGAGCGTATGCAGTATCTCGACATGAATTTCTACATGGCCGAAGATATTTTGACAAAAGTTGACCGTGCATCAATGGCAGTTAGTTTAGAAACACGTGCGCCGTTCCTCGATCCGCGCATCGGACAATTTGCCGCGTCTCTGCCGCTCGATTACAAACTTCGTGGCAGCAAGGGCAAGTATATTCTGAAAAAGTCGGTCGAAGGTCTTTTGCCAAGTTCAATACTGCACAGATCGAAAAAAGGCTTCGGAATTCCGATCGCCGAATGGCTAAAGGGCCGTCTAAATCCGCTGATGCACGAACTGCTTGCTCCCGCAAGATTAAAAGATCAGGGATTATTCGAATCCGATCACGTTCAAACACTCATTTCCGACCACGAAAAAGGCATTGCCAGTAATCATAAACAGCTCTGGACATTGCTTGTTTTCCAACTTTGGTATGATCGTTTTTTGAATCAAAAACGAGATGTCGACTGA
- a CDS encoding DUF4926 domain-containing protein — protein MFDEYEIVRLTVDVPEENLRKGVTGTILIILDPVTPIQHYILEFTDENGNCLGTPVVPETSLERVVD, from the coding sequence ATGTTTGATGAATATGAAATTGTGCGTCTTACTGTTGATGTCCCGGAAGAGAATTTAAGAAAAGGAGTCACAGGCACGATTTTGATTATCCTCGATCCAGTGACTCCTATTCAGCACTACATCCTGGAATTTACAGATGAGAATGGCAATTGTTTAGGAACTCCTGTCGTACCTGAAACAAGTTTAGAACGAGTAGTCGATTAG
- a CDS encoding glycosyltransferase family 2 protein has protein sequence MDQVNKEENPELSLFLPVLDEEENLRPMHAKIAAALDALGKTAEVIYVDDGSTDKSLAVLKEIAAGDDRVRVISLRRNYGQTAAMSAGIDAAKGEILIPMDADLQNDPADISRLLDKLDEGYDVVSGWRKDRQDKMISRKIPSKIANRIISWIGGVPLHDYGCSLKAYRREVIQDVKLYGEMHRFIPIYASWAGARVAEIPVDHHARTMGKSKYGISRTIKVIFDLITIKFMAEYHTKPLYVFGAFGMIAFFISMIAGVWALVLKIAKDVSFILTPLPIIAVVMLAISVQFFLMGLLAELLVRTYHESQDKAIYAVREKIGFNE, from the coding sequence ATGGATCAAGTAAATAAAGAAGAAAACCCAGAATTGTCGTTATTTCTTCCGGTTCTGGATGAAGAAGAAAATCTTCGGCCGATGCACGCGAAGATTGCGGCGGCTCTCGACGCGCTCGGCAAGACCGCGGAGGTTATTTACGTTGACGACGGCTCGACGGATAAAAGTCTTGCAGTATTAAAAGAGATCGCGGCCGGCGATGATCGCGTGCGTGTAATTTCACTGAGAAGAAATTACGGTCAGACAGCTGCAATGTCTGCCGGTATCGATGCCGCAAAAGGCGAGATTCTCATCCCGATGGACGCAGATCTCCAAAATGATCCGGCCGATATTTCGCGTCTGCTCGATAAACTAGACGAAGGCTACGATGTCGTTTCCGGTTGGCGAAAAGATCGCCAGGACAAAATGATCTCGCGTAAGATACCTTCCAAAATAGCTAATCGCATCATTTCATGGATCGGCGGCGTACCGCTGCACGATTATGGCTGCTCGCTAAAGGCATATCGCCGGGAAGTCATCCAGGACGTTAAGCTTTATGGCGAAATGCATCGTTTCATCCCGATCTACGCAAGCTGGGCAGGTGCCCGCGTCGCCGAGATACCGGTCGATCATCACGCCCGCACGATGGGCAAATCAAAATACGGCATCTCGCGCACGATAAAGGTCATTTTTGATCTTATCACGATCAAATTCATGGCTGAATATCATACAAAGCCGCTGTATGTATTTGGTGCCTTTGGCATGATCGCGTTTTTTATCTCAATGATCGCCGGAGTTTGGGCTTTGGTTCTCAAGATCGCCAAAGACGTTTCATTCATCCTGACGCCGCTGCCGATTATTGCTGTAGTAATGCTCGCGATATCAGTGCAGTTTTTCCTGATGGGCCTGCTCGCCGAACTGCTGGTCCGCACCTATCACGAATCACAGGACAAGGCGATCTATGCCGTGCGCGAAAAGATTGGATTCAACGAATGA
- a CDS encoding class I SAM-dependent methyltransferase, whose protein sequence is MNATLPQEMQQHTYAIMDEVEGSHWWFVGRRAILESFLKTICSRLQTRDSRLKILDVGCGTGANIQMLSQYGDAEGVDVSDDALEFCRRKGLKAQKGLAETLPYADETFELTTALDVVEHLDDDIAGLKEMYRVTKSGGYSLIFVPAFMWLWGVQDDISNHRIRYTKDQIVERLKVAGYTIERATYANWTFFAPILAGRTIMKLTGIKPESENNITISGLNGIFGKLFSSERFWLRNFNFPFGVSIVVVAKKI, encoded by the coding sequence ATGAACGCGACTTTGCCGCAGGAAATGCAGCAGCACACATACGCCATCATGGACGAGGTCGAAGGCTCGCACTGGTGGTTCGTCGGCCGCCGCGCGATCCTCGAGAGTTTTCTAAAAACGATCTGCTCAAGACTCCAGACTCGAGACTCAAGACTCAAGATCTTGGACGTAGGCTGCGGCACTGGAGCTAATATTCAAATGCTCTCTCAGTATGGCGACGCAGAAGGAGTTGACGTTTCTGACGACGCTCTTGAATTCTGCCGTCGAAAAGGCCTGAAAGCGCAGAAAGGTTTGGCGGAGACGTTGCCGTATGCGGACGAGACATTTGAACTGACGACCGCTCTCGACGTAGTCGAGCATCTTGACGACGATATTGCAGGGTTAAAGGAAATGTATCGTGTAACAAAAAGCGGCGGTTATTCGCTGATCTTTGTGCCGGCGTTTATGTGGCTTTGGGGCGTGCAAGATGATATTTCAAATCATCGCATCCGCTACACCAAAGATCAGATCGTCGAGCGGCTGAAAGTGGCCGGTTACACAATCGAACGCGCGACTTATGCCAACTGGACTTTTTTCGCTCCGATCCTCGCAGGACGGACAATAATGAAACTGACCGGTATTAAGCCAGAATCCGAGAATAACATCACCATCTCAGGCCTGAACGGCATTTTCGGCAAACTATTTAGCTCCGAACGCTTTTGGCTGCGGAATTTCAATTTCCCGTTTGGCGTGTCGATAGTCGTTGTCGCGAAAAAGATATAA
- a CDS encoding methyltransferase domain-containing protein, which yields MKERLLELLACPTCGGDILLAYASKYKEKEIIEGVLTCKKCTREYKVIRGVPRFADLGKIEEDKAETAENFGWQWTHFTQEDPKYNDQFLGWLQPVKPDFFNGKVVLEGGCGKGRHTKLAAEWGATDVVGIDLGDGVESAFALTRNLANAHIIQCDIFKLPLKKVFDYAFSVGVLHHTPDPKKAFISLASKVKSGGNISAWVYGAENNEWITNYVDPVRTGFTSQISQPMLYQLSKLPTLGVFLSTKLVYRPLNSIAKPIANKLFYNEYLNHLGTFGWREQHNIVFDHLVAPTAFYISKEDFAGWWNEISAEDVKITWHNENSWCGFGKVR from the coding sequence ATGAAAGAAAGACTTTTAGAATTACTTGCGTGCCCGACCTGCGGCGGTGATATTCTGCTCGCTTACGCCAGCAAGTACAAAGAAAAAGAAATTATTGAGGGCGTGCTTACCTGCAAAAAATGCACCCGCGAATACAAGGTCATTCGCGGTGTGCCGCGTTTTGCGGATCTAGGCAAGATCGAAGAGGACAAAGCTGAGACAGCAGAAAACTTCGGCTGGCAGTGGACGCATTTCACTCAGGAAGATCCCAAATACAACGACCAATTCCTCGGCTGGCTGCAGCCAGTAAAACCAGATTTTTTCAACGGAAAAGTCGTACTCGAAGGCGGCTGCGGCAAGGGTCGTCACACAAAGCTCGCCGCAGAATGGGGAGCGACGGATGTCGTCGGCATCGATCTCGGCGACGGCGTGGAATCGGCGTTTGCATTGACGCGAAATCTGGCAAACGCACATATTATTCAATGCGACATTTTTAAGCTTCCGCTAAAAAAAGTGTTTGATTACGCGTTCAGCGTTGGGGTTTTGCATCACACGCCCGACCCTAAAAAGGCCTTTATCTCTCTAGCGTCAAAAGTGAAAAGCGGCGGCAATATTTCCGCGTGGGTTTACGGTGCGGAAAATAACGAATGGATCACGAATTATGTCGATCCCGTTCGAACTGGATTTACATCGCAGATCTCGCAGCCGATGCTGTATCAATTATCCAAGCTGCCGACGCTCGGTGTATTCTTATCGACAAAGCTCGTCTATCGCCCGCTAAACTCGATCGCAAAACCCATCGCTAACAAACTTTTTTATAACGAATACCTAAATCACCTCGGCACCTTCGGCTGGCGCGAACAGCACAACATCGTCTTTGATCACCTTGTCGCGCCGACCGCGTTTTATATCTCAAAAGAAGATTTTGCAGGTTGGTGGAATGAGATCAGCGCAGAAGACGTAAAGATCACATGGCATAATGAAAATAGTTGGTGTGGGTTTGGAAAAGTGCGATGA
- a CDS encoding thymidylate synthase: protein MKQYHDLLKHILENGVLHEDRTGVGTISTFGYQTRFNLREGFPIVTTKRVPFRWVAEELFWFLSGSTDERDLRSRGVDIWQEWATEEQTARFGRSEGDLGPVYGYLWRSFGGDYPQINGIDQIARLIKEIETNPNSRRLIVTGWNPETCDDVALPPCHTLFQFKITGGNASVNERATLHCQLYQRSADAFLGVPFNISSYALLTHLVAHVCGLEVGEFIHTFGDLHIYSNHLEQVTELLSREPMPLPKLEFVNSENLKGLDGLLNFKFENLKLENYESWGKIAAPVAI from the coding sequence ATGAAGCAATATCACGATCTGCTAAAACACATTTTGGAGAACGGTGTGCTGCACGAAGACCGCACCGGTGTTGGAACGATCTCGACGTTCGGCTATCAGACGCGATTTAATTTGCGTGAAGGCTTTCCGATCGTGACGACAAAGCGTGTGCCGTTTCGCTGGGTTGCGGAAGAGTTGTTCTGGTTTTTGAGTGGCTCGACGGACGAGCGTGATCTGCGTTCACGCGGCGTCGATATTTGGCAGGAATGGGCGACTGAAGAACAGACTGCTCGTTTTGGGCGCAGTGAAGGCGATCTTGGGCCGGTTTACGGCTATCTGTGGCGTTCGTTCGGCGGCGATTACCCGCAGATAAACGGCATCGATCAGATCGCTAGATTGATAAAGGAAATTGAAACTAACCCAAACTCGCGCCGCCTGATCGTCACCGGCTGGAATCCCGAAACCTGTGACGATGTTGCCCTGCCGCCGTGCCACACACTGTTTCAGTTCAAGATCACAGGCGGAAACGCGAGTGTAAACGAGCGTGCAACTCTCCACTGCCAGCTATACCAACGCAGCGCCGACGCATTCCTCGGCGTGCCGTTCAATATCTCAAGCTACGCACTGCTGACCCATCTGGTCGCTCATGTCTGCGGCTTAGAAGTCGGCGAATTCATCCACACATTCGGCGACCTGCACATCTACAGCAACCACCTCGAACAGGTCACCGAATTACTCTCACGCGAACCAATGCCGTTGCCTAAGTTGGAATTCGTAAATTCTGAGAATCTGAAAGGCCTCGACGGACTGCTCAATTTCAAATTTGAGAATCTGAAATTAGAGAACTATGAATCTTGGGGAAAGATCGCGGCTCCGGTTGCGATTTGA
- a CDS encoding VWA domain-containing protein → MSQSRRNSKGNVVEGTVLNVTASRTDKKTDPIKLEDLFLYENGIEQKIKNFVIDPSPSKIVILVDNSQTLPTSVEALKAAVMEFAYEIFDGDQLFVLAYDEKAEIIQEWTDDAKKMEKSLATFRKKGNPYLFDALHSSMKEVLIPLIPGTRKTAVVVIGDGLDRGSKLPFEKVLGELESENITLYSLQIPDRTGGAYRRDQPKASNVITQLAEDTGGKVFPFEEAQNAAKFICDELRKNRYLLSYAPTNTSTYDARKLLLLASEGITLRTKAAHPPNVK, encoded by the coding sequence TTGTCACAATCGCGTCGCAACTCGAAGGGTAACGTCGTCGAAGGTACTGTTTTGAATGTTACGGCCTCCCGCACCGACAAAAAGACCGATCCGATCAAGCTCGAAGATCTTTTCCTCTACGAAAACGGCATCGAACAAAAGATCAAAAATTTTGTCATCGACCCGAGCCCGTCAAAGATCGTAATTCTTGTAGATAATTCGCAAACGCTGCCGACATCAGTCGAAGCATTGAAGGCTGCTGTAATGGAGTTTGCCTACGAGATCTTCGACGGCGACCAGCTTTTCGTTCTCGCCTACGACGAAAAAGCCGAGATCATCCAGGAATGGACCGACGACGCCAAGAAAATGGAAAAGTCACTTGCGACATTTCGAAAGAAAGGAAATCCATATCTTTTTGACGCATTGCACTCTTCGATGAAAGAAGTCTTGATCCCGTTAATTCCCGGAACGCGAAAAACCGCAGTTGTTGTGATCGGCGATGGCCTCGACCGCGGCAGCAAATTGCCATTTGAAAAGGTATTGGGTGAATTAGAAAGCGAGAATATAACGCTTTACTCGCTACAAATACCCGACCGCACGGGCGGAGCCTATCGCCGCGACCAGCCAAAAGCATCGAACGTCATAACACAGCTTGCCGAAGATACCGGCGGCAAAGTTTTCCCATTCGAAGAAGCCCAAAACGCCGCCAAATTCATCTGCGACGAACTCAGAAAGAACCGCTATCTCTTGTCATACGCCCCAACCAACACATCCACCTACGACGCTCGCAAACTCCTCCTCCTCGCCTCAGAAGGAATCACCCTCCGAACCAAGGCCGCTCATCCGCCGAATGTGAAATAA
- a CDS encoding zinc ribbon domain-containing protein, whose protein sequence is MPIYEYKCQQCGMHFEKRQSVSDAPLTTCEKCHGKLEKQWSLSGFQFKGAGWYVTDYAGKKADSSEKKASTESTASTETASKSKDEAKPAAKETVSKPATE, encoded by the coding sequence ATGCCTATATACGAATACAAATGTCAGCAATGCGGAATGCATTTTGAAAAGCGTCAGAGCGTTTCTGACGCGCCTTTGACTACCTGCGAAAAATGTCACGGCAAGCTCGAAAAACAATGGTCGCTGTCGGGTTTTCAGTTCAAGGGAGCAGGTTGGTATGTGACCGACTACGCCGGAAAGAAAGCTGACTCGAGCGAAAAAAAAGCTTCTACTGAATCAACCGCATCCACAGAAACCGCATCAAAGAGCAAAGACGAAGCCAAGCCGGCCGCTAAGGAAACCGTTTCGAAACCGGCCACAGAATAA
- a CDS encoding lipocalin family protein, whose product MKENHFTTIFTFLALFIFASSVLAQSTAKPALSPVNGIDLNRYSGRWYEIGKYPNRFQKKCVANTTANYTVKKNGRIEVLNECVKKDGITVKAVGEAKIGDKTNNAKLKVRFAPGFTSFLPFVWANYWVIDIAPDYSYSVIGEPDRDYFWILSRSPEMDTATYQTILRRAETMGFDPSRVEKTPQNAEILKGSVLIKN is encoded by the coding sequence ATGAAAGAAAATCATTTTACAACTATATTTACGTTTCTGGCCTTATTTATTTTTGCGAGCTCGGTGTTGGCGCAATCAACAGCAAAACCGGCACTGTCGCCGGTCAACGGGATCGACCTCAACCGTTACTCCGGCCGTTGGTATGAGATTGGAAAATATCCTAACCGCTTTCAGAAAAAGTGCGTTGCGAATACGACCGCAAACTACACAGTCAAGAAGAATGGACGCATCGAGGTGCTCAATGAATGTGTAAAAAAGGACGGCATCACTGTGAAAGCGGTAGGCGAGGCAAAGATCGGCGACAAAACAAATAATGCCAAACTCAAAGTGCGATTTGCTCCGGGGTTTACATCGTTTCTGCCTTTCGTCTGGGCGAATTATTGGGTGATAGATATTGCACCGGATTATAGCTACAGCGTAATTGGCGAACCCGACAGAGATTATTTTTGGATCTTAAGCCGATCGCCGGAAATGGATACCGCGACCTATCAAACGATACTTAGACGAGCCGAAACAATGGGATTTGACCCCAGCCGCGTCGAAAAAACCCCTCAGAATGCCGAGATCCTGAAGGGTTCTGTACTGATAAAAAACTGA
- the trxB gene encoding thioredoxin-disulfide reductase, with protein MAQKELHHKVVILGSGPAGLTAAIYAGRAQLAPLVIDGPQPGGQLTITTEVENYPGFKMGIMGPILMDEFREQAMRFGTEIINVWIDRVDLSQRPFKLFGKDSEDSDEITTVIKADTLIISTGASAKWLGIPGEAPVPEGLGGNGVSACATCDGFFFRDKPIVVVGGGDTAMEEALFLTKFASKVTLIHRRHEFRASQIMQDRVLAHPKIEIFWNTEVTDILGSKETGVESINIFNNETSEKSNFPTQGVFIAIGHEPNTELFKGVLDMDDVGYLITEGKTMKTNIEGVFACGDAQDSYYRQAITAAGTGCMAAIDAERFLAEHESTTATAA; from the coding sequence ATGGCACAAAAGGAATTGCATCACAAAGTCGTTATCTTAGGCTCAGGGCCGGCAGGCTTGACGGCGGCGATCTACGCAGGCCGCGCGCAGCTTGCGCCGTTGGTGATCGATGGTCCGCAACCGGGCGGACAACTCACGATCACGACCGAGGTCGAAAATTATCCCGGCTTTAAGATGGGAATAATGGGCCCGATCCTTATGGACGAGTTTCGCGAACAGGCTATGCGGTTCGGTACCGAGATAATAAATGTGTGGATCGACCGCGTAGATCTGTCTCAGCGTCCATTTAAGCTTTTCGGCAAGGACAGCGAAGACAGCGACGAAATAACCACCGTCATAAAAGCTGACACGCTCATAATATCCACCGGAGCGTCTGCCAAGTGGCTCGGCATACCTGGGGAAGCTCCTGTGCCAGAAGGCCTCGGCGGAAATGGCGTTTCGGCATGTGCTACATGCGACGGCTTCTTTTTCCGCGATAAGCCGATAGTCGTGGTCGGCGGCGGCGATACTGCGATGGAAGAAGCTCTTTTCCTGACAAAATTTGCTTCTAAGGTGACATTGATCCATCGGCGTCATGAGTTTCGCGCCTCACAGATAATGCAGGACCGAGTTCTCGCACATCCAAAGATCGAGATTTTTTGGAACACCGAGGTTACAGACATCCTTGGCAGTAAGGAAACGGGCGTCGAGAGCATAAATATTTTCAACAACGAAACGAGCGAGAAAAGTAATTTCCCGACGCAGGGCGTTTTCATCGCTATCGGCCATGAGCCGAATACCGAACTTTTCAAAGGTGTCCTCGATATGGACGATGTCGGCTATCTCATCACCGAAGGCAAGACGATGAAAACAAACATCGAAGGTGTTTTTGCCTGCGGCGACGCACAGGATTCTTATTACCGGCAGGCGATCACCGCTGCCGGAACCGGCTGCATGGCCGCGATCGACGCCGAACGCTTTCTGGCCGAACACGAAAGCACAACAGCGACGGCTGCGTAA
- a CDS encoding PilZ domain-containing protein, with product MTSIQTQFDEKRFALRMALRLPVVVSGRTEDGSAWSEPTETDDISTLGALFQLNQSIAAGDSVKIRAHRPNGSPVEVKANVVRVVPANFGTSRVGVSIEESKESWLRLFVAWIADDNVVEGANE from the coding sequence ATGACATCCATACAGACCCAATTCGATGAAAAGCGGTTTGCCCTGAGGATGGCCCTCAGACTGCCGGTCGTCGTTTCCGGCCGAACGGAAGACGGCTCTGCATGGAGCGAGCCGACCGAGACGGACGATATTTCGACGCTGGGCGCGCTTTTTCAATTGAACCAATCTATCGCCGCCGGCGACAGCGTTAAGATTCGCGCGCATCGTCCAAACGGCTCGCCGGTCGAGGTCAAAGCGAATGTCGTACGCGTCGTTCCGGCAAACTTCGGGACTTCGCGCGTCGGCGTTTCTATCGAAGAATCAAAAGAAAGCTGGCTGCGGCTTTTCGTCGCCTGGATCGCCGACGACAATGTCGTAGAAGGCGCAAACGAATAG